From a region of the Toxotes jaculatrix isolate fToxJac2 chromosome 7, fToxJac2.pri, whole genome shotgun sequence genome:
- the LOC121184569 gene encoding pikachurin has translation MESTCKERSLLYLLLFAICTASVCFCARRSNVRRSDRLSPPLDIQLETINCTAFSVRWKMPRRHVSTITGYKVFYTEMRNGHPMGTASLMEVPLSLDMLTTGQFDGQASFDVDIGNLKVNTKYRVSVGAYGWAGEGRPSMPRDISTASHEMCMPPSPPTQPVVMAVSDTELALSWQQGESDGSAPVLHFLVAYIRPEMDTEWTYIREPIETNSMVLKGLIPETEYQFVVRAVNVHGISPPSHINNPVRTLGTSDVGSGDYGRYITDSRIKDEDGFDIDDSDYDIFIEELKPFPGFSQDNRKSQLRSRSGPPSGRNVVYRMNTITPPNVTAPPVSTTTSSIFLDFTDLVFSTTSEPSTTLDTTTTAPLTTTSITLPTTTTTPTMSPWKGEVPRVYDLTCDDTVCPPDSFCLSDYDSGGSRCHCNLGRRGDTCSEVVSVNFPRFYGYSHMTFEPLKNSYQTFQITLEFKADSEDGLLLYCGENEHGRGDFASLALVRGKLHYRFNCGTGAAQIVSESRVVLGQWHTVTVFRDGMSGWLRMDNDTPISGRSQGQYTKITFRSPLYVGGAPGAYWLVRATGTNRGFVGCVQSLIINNKATDIRPWPLGRALSGADIGECSDSVCDLVSCANGGVCFANRADGYICLCPLGFRGALCEESFSLSSPLFNETVFSYAVIPWPQSSQSYLSFMEFELTFRPSMPDGTLLYSDDAGSGDFLAINLVDRYVEFRFDCGSGSAVIRSEEQISLDTWHELRVSRTAKSGILQVDSQRPMEGIAEGAFTQINCSSPLFVGGVPEYDKTKRTAGVIKPFTGIIQKLILNDYTIPITAGSASGVNIANSAHPCVESPCANGGTCRPKWDGYECDCPLGYDGRHCQKAVTEAIEIPQFIGRSYLTYDNRDILKRVSGSRTNLFMRFKSTAKDGLLLWRGDSPMRSNSDFLSMGLQDGALIFSYNLGSGATNIVVNGTFSDGKWHRVKAVRDGQSGKLTVDDYGAKTGRSPGKMRQLNINGPLYIGGMKEIALHTNRQYIGGLVGCVSHFTLSTDYHLALVEDAADGKNINTCSN, from the exons gTTTTCTATACAGAGATGAGGAATGGCCATCCTATGGGTACAGCATCTTTGATGGAGGTGCCTCTCAGCTTGGACATGCTGACCACT GGGCAATTTGACGGACAAGCAAGCTTT GATGTGGACATTGGGAACCTAAAGGTGAACACTAAGTACAGAGTCAGTGTTGGAGCGTATGGCTGGGCAGGGGAGGGTAGACCTAGCATGCCCAGAGACATCAGCACTGCTTCTCATG AAATGTGCATGCCCCCATCTCCCCCCACTCAGCCTGTTGTCATGGCTGTATCTGACACAGAGCTGGCGTTGTCATGGCAGCAAGGAGAGAGCGATGGAAGCGCACCTGTCCTTCACTTCCTGGTGGCTTACATCAG gcCAGAAATGGACACAGAGTGGACGTATATTCGTGAACCCATTGAGACTAACTCCATGGTTTTGAAGGGGTTAATACCGGAAACAGAGTACCAGTTTGTCGTCAGGGCGGTCAACGTGCACGGAATCAGCCCACCCAGCCACATCAACAACCCCGTGCGCACCCTCG GTACATCAGATGTTGGCAGTGGTGATTATGGCCGTTACATCACAGATTCCAGGATCAAAGATGAAGATGGCTTCGACATCGACGACTCTGATTATGATATCTTTATTGAAGAG TTGAAGCCATTCCCAGGTTTCAGTCAGGACAACAGGAAATCCCAGCTCCGTTCACGCTCTGGCCCGCCATCTGGTCGGAACGTTGTTTACCGTATGAACACCATCACTCCTCCCAATGTCACTGCCCCACCAGTTTCCACCACCACCTCGTCCATCTTCCTAGACTTCACAGATCTGGTCTTCTCAACAACTTCAGAGCCCAGTACCACCCTTGACACGACAACTACTGCCCCACTTACCACTACCAG CATCACTTTgcccaccaccactaccaccccAACCATGTCCCCTTGGAAAGGTGAAGTGCCTCGTGTGTACGACCTGACCTGCGACGATACTGTGTGTCCCCCTGACAGCTTCTGTCTCAGTGACTACGACAGTGGAGGTTCGCGCTGCCACTGTAACCTCGGACGAAGAGGGGACACTTGTTCTGAGG TGGTATCAGTGAACTTTCCCAGATTCTACGGCTACTCTCACATGACCTTTGAACCCTTGAAAAACTCTTACCAGACCTTTCAGATCACTTTGGAGTTCAAG GCAGACTCTGAGGATGGCTTGCTGCTGTACTGTGGAGAGAACGAACATGGCCGTGGAGACTTTGCGTCTTTAGCCCTGGTGCGAGGCAAGCTGCACTACAG GTTTAACTGTGGTACAGGAGCAGCTCAGATCGTCAGCGAGAGTCGTGTTGTTCTTGGTCAGTGGCACACAGTAACTGTCTTCAGAGACGGCATGAGCGGCTGGCTCCGTATGGACAACGACACCCCTATATCTGGACGCTCACAG GGCCAGTACACGAAGATCACTTTTCGTTCTCCACTGTATGTGGGGGGAGCCCCTGGTGCTTATTGGCTGGTCAGGGCGACAGGGACAAATCGTGGCTTTGTTGGCTGTGTTCAGAGTCTGATCATCAACAACAAGGCCACAGATATCAGACCCTGGCCTCTAGGCAGAGCTCTGAGTGGAGCTGATATAG GTGAatgcagtgacagtgtgtgtgacctggTCAGCTGTGCCAACGGCGGCGTCTGCTTTGCAAACCGTGCCGATGGCTACATCTGCCTGTGCCCGCTTGGCTTCAGGGGAGCACTTTGTGAAGAGA GTTTCTCACTGTCCTCACCCCTCTTTAATGAGACAGTGTTTTCGTACGCTGTCATCCCCTGGCCTCAGTCCTCTCAGAGTTACCTGTCCTTCATGGAGTTCGAGCTGACGTTTCGGCCATCGATGCCCGACGGGACGCTGCTGTACAGTGATGATGCAGGCAGCGGAGACTTCCTGGCTATAAACCTTGTGGACAGATATGTGGAGTTCAGATTTGACTGTGGCTCTGGATCAGCAGTCATAAG GAGTGAAGAGCAGATCAGTCTAGACACATGGCACGAGCTGAGGGTGTCTCGAACAGCAAAGAGTGGTATCCTACAGGTGGACAGTCAGAGGCCAATGGAAGGAATTGCTGAG gGAGCTTTCACTCAGATCAACTGCAGTTCACCTCTCTTTGTTGGAGGAGTACCAGAATATGATAAAACCAAGAGGACCGCAGGTGTAATAAAGCCCTTCACTGGAATTATTCAAAAG ctGATACTCAATGACTACACCATCCCAATAACAGCTGGTTCTGCTAGTGGCGTTAACATAGCAAATTCAGCGCACCCATGTGTGGAAAGTCCCTGTGCCAATGGAGGGACATGCAggccaaagtgggatggatatGAGTGTGACTGCCCTCTAGGGTATGATGGCAGGCACTGCCAGAAAG CTGTGACTGAAGCCATTGAGATCCCACAGTTCATTGGGCGAAGTTACCTGACCTATGACAATAGAGATATCCTAAAAAG GGTTTCTGGGTCCAGGACCAACCTTTTCATGCGTTTTAAGAGCACAGCCAAGGATGGTTTGTTGCTCTGGCGGGGAGACAGTCCAATGAGATCCAACAGTGACTTCCTGTCTATGGGGCTTCAGGATGGTGCGCTAATCTTCAG TTATAACCTGGGCAGCGGTGCAACTAACATTGTTGTCAACGGAACCTTTAGCGATGGAAAGTGGCACAGAGTCAAAGCTGTGAG GGATGGCCAGTCAGGGAAGCTGACAGTGGATGACTATGGAGCAAAGACAGGCAGGTCACCTGGCAAGATGAGGCAACTCAATATCAACGGACCCTTATACATTG GTGGCATGAAAGAGATAGCtcttcacacaaacagacagtaCATTGGAGGCTTGGTGGGCTGCGTGTCCCACTTCACGCTCTCCACTGATTATCACTTAGCACTGGTCGAGGATGCTGCTGACGGCAAGAACATCAATACCTGCTCTAACTAG